The following are encoded together in the Neomonachus schauinslandi chromosome 15, ASM220157v2, whole genome shotgun sequence genome:
- the TUBG1 gene encoding tubulin gamma-1 chain isoform X1, protein MPREIITLQLGQCGNQIGFEFWKQLCAEHGISPEGIVEEFATEGTDRKDVFFYQADDEHYIPRAVLLDLEPRVIHSILNSPYAKLYNPENIYLSEHGGGAGNNWASGFSQGEKIHEDIFDIIDREADGSDSLEVSVLGMLVGGFVLCHSIAGGTGSGLGSYLLERLNDRYPKKLVQTYSVFPNQDEMSDVVVQPYNSLLTLKRLTQNADCVVVLDNTALNRIATDRLHIQNPSFSQINQLVSTIMSASTTTLRYPGYMNNDLIGLIASLIPTPRLHFLMTGYTPLTTDQSVASVRKTTVLDVMRRLLQPKNVMVSTGRDRQTNHCYIAILNIIQGEVDPTQVHKSLQRIRERKLANFIPWGPASIQVALSRKSPYLPSAHRVSGLMMANHTSISSLFERTCRQYDKLRKREAFLEQFRKEDIFKENFDELDTSREVVQQLIDEYHAATRPDYISWGAQEQ, encoded by the exons ATGCCGAGGGAAATCATCACCCTACAGTTGGGCCAGTGCGGCAATCAGA ttggATTCGAGTTCTGGAAACAGCTGTGCGCCGAGCATGGTATCAGCCCCGAGGGCATCGTGGAGGAGTTCGCCACCGAGGGCACTGACCGCAAGGACGTCTTTTTCTACCAG GCAGACGATGAGCACTACATCCCCAGGGCGGTGCTGCTGGACCTGGAGCCCCGGGTGATCCACTCCATCCTCAACTCCCCCTATGCCAAGCTCTACAACCCAGAGAACATCTACCTGTCGGAGCATGGCGGAGGGGCTGGCAACAACTGGGCCAGTGGATTCTCGCAG GGAGAGAAGATCCATGAGGACATTTTTGACATCATAGACCGGGAAGCAGATGGCAGTGACAGTCTAGAGGTGAGTGTCTTAGGAATGCTGGTGGGA GGCTTCGTGCTGTGTCATTCCATCGCTGGGGGGACAGGCTCTGGCCTGGGCTCCTACCTCTTAGAACGGCTGAATGACAG GTACCCCAAGAAGCTGGTGCAGACGTACTCAGTATTTCCCAACCAGGACGAGATGAGCGATGTGGTGGTCCAGCCCTATAACTCCCTGCTCACGCTCAAGAGGCTGACCCAGAACGCAGACTGTGTG gtggtGCTGGACAACACAGCCCTAAACCGGATCGCCACCGACCGCCTGCACATCCAGAACCCGTCTTTCTCCCAGATCAACCAGCTG GTGTCCACCATCATGTCAGCCAGCACCACCACCCTGCGCTACCCCGGCTACATGAACAACGACCTCATCGGCCTCATCGCCTCGCTCATCCCCACTCCTCGACTCCACTTCCTCATGACGGGCTACACCCCGCTCACCACGGACCAGTCG GTGGCCAGCGTGAGGAAGACCACGGTCCTGGATGTCATGAGGCGGCTGCTGCAGCCCAAGAACGTGATGGTGTCCACAGGCCGGGATCGCCAGACCAATCACTGCTACATCGCCATCCTCAACATCATCCAGGGGGAGGTGGACCCCACCCAG gtccACAAGAGTCTGCAGAGGATCCGGGAACGGAAGCTGGCCAACTTCATCCCCTGGGGCCCTGCCAGCATCCAGGTGGCCCTGTCAAGGAAGTCTCCCTACCTGCCTTCGGCCCACCGGGTCAGTGGGCTCATGATGGCCAACCACACCAGCATCTCCTCG CTCTTTGAGCGGACCTGTCGCCAGTATGACAAGCTGCGGAAGCGGGAGGCCTTCCTGGAGCAGTTCCGCAAGGAGGACATCTTCAAGGAGAACTTCGACGAGCTGGACACGTCCAGGGAGGTTGTGCAGCAGCTCATTGACGAGTACCACGCAGCCACGCGACCAGACTACATCTCCTGGGGCGCCCAGGAGCAGTGA
- the TUBG1 gene encoding tubulin gamma-1 chain isoform X2, protein MPREIITLQLGQCGNQIGFEFWKQLCAEHGISPEGIVEEFATEGTDRKDVFFYQADDEHYIPRAVLLDLEPRVIHSILNSPYAKLYNPENIYLSEHGGGAGNNWASGFSQGEKIHEDIFDIIDREADGSDSLEGFVLCHSIAGGTGSGLGSYLLERLNDRYPKKLVQTYSVFPNQDEMSDVVVQPYNSLLTLKRLTQNADCVVVLDNTALNRIATDRLHIQNPSFSQINQLVSTIMSASTTTLRYPGYMNNDLIGLIASLIPTPRLHFLMTGYTPLTTDQSVASVRKTTVLDVMRRLLQPKNVMVSTGRDRQTNHCYIAILNIIQGEVDPTQVHKSLQRIRERKLANFIPWGPASIQVALSRKSPYLPSAHRVSGLMMANHTSISSLFERTCRQYDKLRKREAFLEQFRKEDIFKENFDELDTSREVVQQLIDEYHAATRPDYISWGAQEQ, encoded by the exons ATGCCGAGGGAAATCATCACCCTACAGTTGGGCCAGTGCGGCAATCAGA ttggATTCGAGTTCTGGAAACAGCTGTGCGCCGAGCATGGTATCAGCCCCGAGGGCATCGTGGAGGAGTTCGCCACCGAGGGCACTGACCGCAAGGACGTCTTTTTCTACCAG GCAGACGATGAGCACTACATCCCCAGGGCGGTGCTGCTGGACCTGGAGCCCCGGGTGATCCACTCCATCCTCAACTCCCCCTATGCCAAGCTCTACAACCCAGAGAACATCTACCTGTCGGAGCATGGCGGAGGGGCTGGCAACAACTGGGCCAGTGGATTCTCGCAG GGAGAGAAGATCCATGAGGACATTTTTGACATCATAGACCGGGAAGCAGATGGCAGTGACAGTCTAGAG GGCTTCGTGCTGTGTCATTCCATCGCTGGGGGGACAGGCTCTGGCCTGGGCTCCTACCTCTTAGAACGGCTGAATGACAG GTACCCCAAGAAGCTGGTGCAGACGTACTCAGTATTTCCCAACCAGGACGAGATGAGCGATGTGGTGGTCCAGCCCTATAACTCCCTGCTCACGCTCAAGAGGCTGACCCAGAACGCAGACTGTGTG gtggtGCTGGACAACACAGCCCTAAACCGGATCGCCACCGACCGCCTGCACATCCAGAACCCGTCTTTCTCCCAGATCAACCAGCTG GTGTCCACCATCATGTCAGCCAGCACCACCACCCTGCGCTACCCCGGCTACATGAACAACGACCTCATCGGCCTCATCGCCTCGCTCATCCCCACTCCTCGACTCCACTTCCTCATGACGGGCTACACCCCGCTCACCACGGACCAGTCG GTGGCCAGCGTGAGGAAGACCACGGTCCTGGATGTCATGAGGCGGCTGCTGCAGCCCAAGAACGTGATGGTGTCCACAGGCCGGGATCGCCAGACCAATCACTGCTACATCGCCATCCTCAACATCATCCAGGGGGAGGTGGACCCCACCCAG gtccACAAGAGTCTGCAGAGGATCCGGGAACGGAAGCTGGCCAACTTCATCCCCTGGGGCCCTGCCAGCATCCAGGTGGCCCTGTCAAGGAAGTCTCCCTACCTGCCTTCGGCCCACCGGGTCAGTGGGCTCATGATGGCCAACCACACCAGCATCTCCTCG CTCTTTGAGCGGACCTGTCGCCAGTATGACAAGCTGCGGAAGCGGGAGGCCTTCCTGGAGCAGTTCCGCAAGGAGGACATCTTCAAGGAGAACTTCGACGAGCTGGACACGTCCAGGGAGGTTGTGCAGCAGCTCATTGACGAGTACCACGCAGCCACGCGACCAGACTACATCTCCTGGGGCGCCCAGGAGCAGTGA